Genomic window (Ruminococcus flavefaciens AE3010):
CGTAAACAGCTGGGTAAACGAGAATACTCAGGGAATGATCCCGTCTATACTGAAAAAAGGCGATCTTACGCCTACAGATCAGAAGGAAATACTGATGATGCTCATCAATACTCTTTACTTTGAGGCTGAATGGTCCTCTCCGTATACAAACTCTGTTGACGGAAAGTTCACTGACCTCAACGGAGAAGAACACCCCATCAAGAAGATGTTCAGCCGTGAGTATCAGTACTTTGACCTGGGCGACGCCGACGCTTTCAAGAAGTCGTATGCAGGCGGCAATTACAGCTTCGTAGGCATCATGCCCAAGGAGAAGGACATCGTTGAATACGTAAACGACCTCGACGCAGAAAAGCTCTTTGAGGGACTCAAGGAATATGAAGATCCCGAAACTATCGAGCTCAATGTTATGATACCCAAGTTCAAGTACAATTACAGCAAATCACTGAAAAAAGTGCTTTCTGAAATTGGCATGCCCACTGCATTCAGTATGGAAAAGGCAGACTTCTCAAAGATAAACGACCTGTCAGTTGAAAATGCAGACCCGCTGTACATCGACGACGTTGCACACAAGACAAGGATAGAAGTTACCGAAAAGGGCACAAAGGCTGCTGCGGTAACAGCTGTTATGATGGCGGCAGGAAGCGCTATGCCTATCGAAAAGAAAAAGGTCAATATATACCTTGACAAGCCATTCGTTTACATGATCGTTGACAAGAACAACGTTCCTCTGTTTATCGGTGCCGCTACCGAGATCGAAGAGCAGTAAATTATACAAAAAAGTCCCGAAGACAGCTTCGGGACTTTTTTCATTGCTTATTATTCATCAAGTGCAAATACACTTCCGCTCATGCGGTATGCCTTATTGTTGACCATAACATTGCCGAAATACCACGAGCCTATGTCCTCGCACAGCGACTTTAAAACATCAGTCGTGATGAATTAGGAAGCTGTACTGTAAAACGGGATAAGATTTGTAGTTTTGGCGTTTGTGTTTGCGTTTCCGTTTTGCTCCGCCATATCCGCGGGCGTTGTAACGTCGCTTGCGTACATAGCCGATACATTCGATGAGCTCTTTGAAGCAAGATAGATCATTATCTGTTCATCAGCGTCGCTATTGTTGTTATGCGCATTGCAGATGATTATCTTTTCGCAGTTTGTCGCACTTATCGAGTTGGAATTGCTGATATAGCTCAATATAAGCGCTGTAGCCGTTATCTCTACCTCAAATGTGCCGTTAGGGTAAAGCTCTGTTTCATGGTAATAGGAGCCATTAAAGATAACAGCTATTTTTGAACCCTGTATGCCATTTGTGCCCTGAAAATAACGAATGCCTATGGTCTTGGCTTCGTTGATATAAAAATATGTGTACTGACCGCTTGTTTCCGTTCCGCCTGCCCATGTAAAATTATCCCTGAGATACGGAACGAGTATCGTTCCCATTTCAGCCAGTGTTAAAGTCCGCGTCCATACTGTTGCCATATTACTGCACCTCCGTAATTGTTCCTGTCACCATATTCATATGACTTTTGATATTCGGGATTATCGAGCCTGCGGTGACAGATGTTCCGCCCAGCTCGGCTTCGCCTATATACTGCTTTACCCTGCCCTTTGTGTCATAGACGAAGTAGACCTTGTCGGCGTCCTTTTCCTCAAGGTCGTCGTAGTCCTCCTTGGTTATCTGCTCAAAGGACATACCGTTCAGACGCTCCTCCGAAAATACATCGGAGCTGTCCGCCTTTGCAAGGAGCCTGTCTATCTCAGATCCGCTGTATGCTCCGTGATATACTGCCATTATAAGCCCTCCTTCAGAAGATACATCTCACCGCTGTCAGTGCAGTACCTCATATTCTCCGTGGTAAAATAACACCTGCGTATGCAGGCGCGGTCGGTCAGGAGCTTGACCGTTTTGAATATTTCATACAGACCTTTCATTTTTTCTCCTTTCCGAAATATGGTTTTCAGCCTTTACGATCACGCAATATTTGGAATCGCTTCCATATACACTTCGGAAAGAAGAATTTCTCAACGCAAACAGGTTGAATTTCAAAAAAAAAATTTCAAACATCGTATATATGCACAAATGCAGCTTGTGATTTTAGTAAAATAAGCACAAAGAAGCCTGTATCCATTGGGACACAGGCTTCTTGACTATCCGGTATATTCATCTATATCATGTTCGGGAGTTTCTGCGCTCTCCAGTGCGGATATCACCGCGCAGAGCTTTCTTGTAGTACCGTTGTCAAATTCAATGGTAACTACCGTGTCGCCGCCCAGCGGCAGGGTATCGGTGACTGTTCCTGTGCCGAAAAGACGGTGTCGGACACGGTCGCCTTTTTTTATCTTTGTGTGGTCAAACATAGCTTTCAGTGTGAAACATCATAGTTTACTGTATTTGAGCCTATGCCTGTATCTATATCCATCTTGTACTTGCTGCCGCTTCCCGTGAAGTCGCTTGCGGGATTTGTAAGGTTGAGGTTTATCTCTCCGACGCCGCCGTCAACCTCTACGTCACCGTTGATAGTGCCCGAGAAATTTAACTCGCCCACGCCCTGCTCGACCTTTAAGCCGCCCAGTACGGACTTGGTAATGTCTATCTCGCCTGTGCCGCCGTCAACATAAAGAGTTTCAGCGCACTGCATGTCATTGATATTTACCTGTCCTGCGCCGCACTCAAAGCTGCCTGTCTCGCACTCTACACTCTCAAAGGTGATCTCGCCTGCTCCGCCTTCAACTCTGAATTTTCCACAGACGATATCGGATACTGTGACCTCTCCTGCGCCGAGATCAAGAACGAAGCTCTCATACTCCTTATCGGGGAGCTTTATATCTATAACAGTATTGTTATCATCGTCGTTCAGCCAGCTTGGAAGCAGATAAACATTCATCTTCTTATCTTCTGTCTTCGCAGAAAACGTGTCTCCCTTTACTTCCGCTGTAAACCCCTCGGGAACATTTCTTGCCTCAACATGTATCTTTTCATCGCTGCTCTTTCCTATGGTGAGATCAGCCCAGCTTATATCAAGATCGAATCTCTTCACCTCTGAAGCGCTGTAGCTCTGGCTGTAGTCCTTGAGCTTTGCACGCTCTTTGATATTAGTGTTTTTATAGAGGATTATTCCGATCACCAGCAGAACAACTCCTAAAAGCAGGAATGTTATCCATACCCAGTTGCCGCCGCTCTTTTTCTCAGGAGCTGCTTGAACTTCCTGTGTTACCCCATTATTATTCTCATACATTTTCTTTTCCTCCCTTTTTAAATAAACCGCCTACCCATGTAAAAAGCTTCTTGATCCCTCTGCCGCAGGCAGGTATAGCTACTCCGAAAACAGGCTTGAAAAGAAGTATCACAAGTCCTGTTATGATGAATCCTGCACCTAATGACATAAGCGCTACGGCAGGTGCTTCAAAGATCATTCCGAAACCGCCGAAGATAAGACCGATGCCTGCTGCGATAAACGCAACTATAAGTGACAAGAGAACCACGATGATAACGAAAAGCATTACTACTGCCACGATAAGTACAGGCAGCCATATTGGGAATGTGAGCACTGCAAGTATTATGCTCAGCGCGATCGTTCCGCCTGATACCTTTTTCTTCTGCTGAGGCTGTGCAGCTCCGCCCATATTCTGTGGAGCAGCAACAGGTGCAGGAGGCGGTGTGATACCTGCTTCGCGGAGAATGTTGCCGGCGACCTCCTCGGGGATACCCATGGAAGCGGCAGTCTCCTCTTCCTTGCCAAAGCCTGCGTCCATAAAAACTTCCTCATAATAAGTAAGTGCGTCATTTATATCATCAGCAGGCATACCGCCTCTTTCAAGGCTGTTCCTCAATCTCGTTAGAAATTCAAGTTTGTTCATTGCTTTCAGCTCCCTCATTCAATAAAATACTGTCGATCTTTTTCTTGTGGCTCCGCCATTCCTCTCGGTACTCCTCAAGTGAATCGTTGCCCTGTGGCGTTATCCTGTAATAGCGCCTGTTCCTTCCCATGAACTCCTTATCGTATGTTTCAAGGAGCTCGCCTTTCTGCAAACGTCTGAGGACCGGATAAAGTGTTGACTCCGAAATGTCCACAGCCTTTCGCAGGTACTGGGTTATCTCATAGCCGTAGGTGTCATTGTTCTGAACGATCGAGAGCACCATAGCGTCGAGAAGCCCTGCATTGATAGAAAAACCCATAGTCCTTCTCCTTTCGCTTATTTGATAGCCTGTAATATTTTAGTGCCTGTAATATATAAGCACTTGTAATATCTAAGCTCTGACAATATTATATCGCGTATAATATTGTTTGTCAATACAATATTGTGATTTTTAGCAACATTGTACGTTTGCACAAGAGTTCATATGAACTTTATACCGCCGTTTGTAGGAATATAACAAAAGAGCCCGCTTGCGCGAGCTCTCAGGCGAGATAATATTCGGTTTAGGGACGTCGAGGACGCCGTCCCCTACATTCGCTAACTCAAAATAGCCACATTGTAGGGGCTGGCGTCCCCGACAGCCCGCTTTACTTTATCGGGCGGATAATATCCGCCCCTACAAAAAGGGAAGCTTTCGCTTCCCTTTTTGCTTATTAATATCCTGTTGCTTCAAATGCACCCTCTATATCCTCATCTTCTATAGTATATGTGCCGTTGTCGAAATCAAAGATATAGTGTCCGAGGTTTGCCTTTTTATCTGTTTTCTCGTCTGTAATGACTGCTGTGACCTTTTTGCCGTTGCCCTTTCCCTGTATACGATAAAGGAAGACAGGTACATCAGGCGTTAATTCATGGGTACCTGCGGTCACTGCATTGATCTTGCCGTCTTCATCTTCATAAATAAAGTCAATGGAGTATCTTCCGCTTCCAAGCACAGTATCCTTGGGGATAATGAACCTGTAAGCCACCTCGCCCTCAGTTATTGAGCCCTCTGAAACATATAGTATTATATCTGTATCCTTGGTTATCTCAGTGCCTGCCGCAGGATACTGCTCAACTACTGTGCCTTCCTCTTCATTAGAGGGAACAGAGAAATATGATACATTACCGCCTGTAAATACCGCCTTATTTACTGCTTCGTCAATATCCTTTCCTGTAAAGTCGTCAACTGTGATCTTCTCGTCCTCTGCGCCTTGGCTTACATAGAGAGTGACTGTACCGCCCTTTCTCAGCTCTGTACCTGCTTCGGGCTCTGTTTTTATGACATAATTGGGCTGTATTTCGGAGTTTTTCTCTTTCTTCACCTGAGAATTAAATCCCAACTCCTTGAGCTGTTCCTTTGCAAGCTCAATGTTCATAGCAGTAAAGTCAGGTATCGGCTTTTTTTCGTCATTAACTGAGCTCTCATCAATGGTGATATCTTTTTTGCCAAATGTCCAGACCTCTTTGATAACCTCCTCGGCAGAATCATCGTCCATATCATACAAGAAATCATCGGGTTCAAGCTTTATAGTATGCAGGAAATCGTATATTCTACTGCCGCCGATGTAAATCTTTCCGTCCGAAGCAACAAGAGTATCAAACTGAATATTATTGTGCGGCATTATTATAAGCTCATATGACTTGCCGTTATTATAAAAGAACAGCATATAATACTCGCCGTCTGCCATGTTCGGTTCATCGGTCTCCTCCCATGACTCTTCTTCAAGGAGTGAAGCAAGCTCTGAGACCTTTTCAGGTTCAAGCTCTATAACAGCAGGCGCTATAGCCGAACAGGTCATACGCACCCTGTCTATCTCTCCGAATGGGTAATTGCTCACCTTGGACTCCGCATCGGACAGAGTTATATCACCGCCTGCAAACTGACTGTTTCCGCCGCTGCGTCTTGCAAGCAAATAGCCGCCTGTGCCCAGTCCCGCAACAAGTGCAAGGGCAGCTGCCGCGGAAACTATCTTGTGCCAAATGGGCTTTTTATACTGCTCAACGCCTGATACTACCTCGGCGGGAGCTTCACTTATCTCGTTTGTTTTTTCGCTGTATATCTTCTGGCTCAATTTAAACATCCTTTCCTTTTCTGCATCGGAAGCAGGACAGTCAGCAGCAATACGCTTCATTTCCTCGTCATCTGCCTTTTCAAAAACTTCAAGCCCGAGTTCCTTATCGTTCATATATTACACTCCTTTATCCCTAAAGTTTCCAGCTGCTTTCTGAGCTTGTCAAGAGCCCTGCCGCTGCGCACACGGACGTTTTCGGGCGTCATGGATACAAGCTCGCCTATTTCCTTTGAGCTGCGCATGAAGAAATACTTCTGCATGATTATGGTCGAATCGGGCTCCCCGAGACGCTCTATGCATTTCAGCAGCGTTGTGCGGAGCTCCTTGCGCTCCACGGTCTCAACAGTATTGTCGGGAGCTTCAATGGCTGCGGCTTCATCGCTGTCAACGGATACCGTAGATACAGTGTGCCGCGTCAGCCGATTGAAAACGCTTATAGCCTTACGGCGTGCGACAGTTCCCACAAATCCCGAGATATCGCCGCTGCCTGCCTTGTTCTCCTCATAATATATGTATATATCCGAGAAAACGTCTCCCACACACTCCTCAATGTCCTCACGGCTTGCACAGCCGCGGAGCCTGCTGAAAACAATAGTGTAGACATAGCTGAAATACTCATCAAAGATAATGCGCTGAGCCTTTTCCTTGGATTCGCGTGCTGCATTTTGTAGTTCTTCATTTGTCATAGTTTATCACCTCTTGAAAACTTAGCAATGCATTGTTTTGGCTTTCATAATATCTATTCCCACTCCGCAGCTCAAGCGTAACAGAAAAGGATATATTTTTATATTTTTACAATAAAACGGAGCGACGTCAGTCGCTCCAGTAATATTTATGCTCTTATTTTAATACTATGTATTCTTCGCCGTTGTGAATGACCTCAAACAGAGTGCCTTCAAAGCTGATACCGTCACGTTCTATGTATTCGCTGATATTCATGGGCGTATCTATCTTTATATGCACCTCGGCTTCACTGACATGTACCGTCGTATCCTTTGTAAAGCCGCCTGCTCCCAGAGTCTGCTTGCCCGCCGCTGTCAGACTTATCGCAGCCTGCTGTATATCAACTTCCGTTTCTCCCTCAAGTGAAGCCACAGCTGCACAGCGCTCGCCCTTGACAGTTATGAAGCAGCTTGCCTCCCTGATAGAAAGGCTTGTCTTTTCGCCGTCAAGAGTACCTATGCCCACAAGCTCCACGCCCGATATGAATATCTTCACAGACGCCTTGAATATGGTGATGTCATCGCTCTTTCCGATAGAACCTATCGCCGTTCCTCTTGCCGATGTCATCTCCATACCGATATCACAGTCGTGTATGACCATTTCACTGCTGGCATAAAGAGCTCCGATGCCCACATTGATGTCGCCCTGTATATTAAGTCTGTACTGACCTGCATTTATCCTTATGATGCCGCCGTTGCCCGAGCCTATCGCCACACCGTTCTCGCCCTGAGCGTTTACGGTTATTCTGCCCGACTGTTCAAAGACAAGCTCGCCGTGAAGAAGTCCTGCTCCGTTGCCGATACCATAGAACGCCTTGCCGCTTACGTTTATTTCAAGCCTGCCCTCGCCTGCTATAGTCAGCTTTGAGGACTGCGGAACACGTATTCCGCCCATATCCAGCTTGTTTTCGCCGTTGAGCACAAGAGTTACATCGTTGTCCTCGCCAAGATCTATGCAGGGTTTGTTCCTTATACTGTTGAGCCATGCATTTTCAAGAGTTATCCTGCCGCTGTAGCCCTTTCGGGTCTCAATGCGTATCTGGCTGTCAAGCTCAGAGCTGCCCTCGATACTGATATCGCCGCTGCCGTTTGCACCGACGACAATGCACTTCATGCCTGACTCGGCAAGTCTGCCGAGAATGATTCGCTCTGAGATGTCGGCGATGTATACCTGCTGTCCGATACCGTCCTCCCGCTCCTGATGGAAGCGCTTTATCATCTGCTTTATGTCCTCGGGGATAGAACCGATTATCTCAGGGGCAGGTCTTGCAGTAAAATAGCCCTGCACAAGGTCTGCTCCGAGGAGTATGACAGTATGTAGCTCCTCAGCGGTCTCAACTCCCTCTGCCAGTGCAAGTATGTCATTATCGTGGCAGAAGTGGATTATCTCTCTTACGAAATGGCGCTTTTTCGGACTGTTCTGTATATCCGTCAGCAGTGAGCGGTCTATCTTGACAAAGTTGGGCATATAGCGCAGAAGATTACCTGCATTTGAATAGCCCGAGCCGTAGTCGTCGATAGCCATTTTTACGCCCATATTGCGGTATCTCTCCTTGAGGGCTTCAAGGCTCTCATCGTCTATCTCGGACTGCTCCGTCATTTCAACTACCGCAGTATCCGCGTGCTTCAGGAGCATCTTCATTACATGCCTGAAATCGTCCATATTCATCTTTGCTTCGGGGATACTGTTTATAAATACGGACCTGCCGAGAAAATCGTCCTTTCGCATATCTATAATGCCAAGGACGTTCAGAAATGTTCCTCGCTCTATATCGGGGAGCCTGTTGACAAGTCCCGCATACTTCAATATATGGTAGGGTGTGAGCTTCATGGTGCTCTTCGGGCGCATGAGAGCTTCGTAGGAGAATATCTCGCCGTCCTTGGTATTTACAATGGGCTGGAAGTAATAATCGAAAAGGTTCTCGTCGATGATATGCTCTGTTTCCTGCAATTCTGCGCGTTCAACCTCCGAAAGGCTCGCCAGCTTGTGGTCGTTGCCGCCGGCTTTAAGGCGGAGAAGCTCCTCTGCAAGGCTGTTGGCATCATCTATTATCATAGCCTCAGCCGCGCCCGGATGCTCACTGCGGTATCTTTCTATGAGCGACTTCCTGTCGCTGTCCGATGTGATGCTTTTAAGATCACGCAGCAGGTCGTTTATCCATAAGCAGCCCTTGCCTTTTTCGATCATTTTACTCCCTCCTTTACACCAAAATAAAGCTTTGTACATATTATATCATTTTTATGCGTTTTTTTCAAGTCATTTAAACAAAGTCTTCCAAAATTTACAATCATTTAAAAATTAGAGCTAATGGCACTGCCATTACTCACATAATATAAAACAGGCACTCCCTGTGTACGGAAAGCGCCTGTTTATGGCTGTTATTCAGACCTTATGCCTTGATTTTCTCGGGCTTGGGCTCTGCTTTTTCGCCCCTGCCGAAAATACAGTACAGGGCAATAAGAATAATTCCTGCTGCCAGAATTATAAAGCCTGTTTTTTGCACGATCTCAACTACGGAATCCAGCGTTCCCGTCACAAGGGTGTAGGTGGTAAAGCTTTTCAGAGAGAATTTACCTATCATGTTGTTGGCTATGACCACCGTCGCAGGAACGGCAAGCAGTATACCCGAGGCAAAAAGCGCCGTACCTGCCCAGTATATAGGTCTTTTCAGCAGTATCATGATAATGAGAAGAACTGCCAGAGCACCGAAGCATGCGTATTTATACTTTCTCGCCAGACTGACTGCCCTTGACAGCTTTCCTGTGATGCCCGCCCTTTTCATTACGTCCAGAGAATACACATCGGCTTCGTTCAGAGCTGTCTTCTTTGCAAAGCTCACTGCTTCGGCAAGCTTGGCTTCGTATATATCATCTTTTATAACGTGCTTTTCGTGAGCATATTCTTCAAAATACTCTGTGATGCACTCCTCGGCTCCCGTAAAGTCGATGACTGCTTCCCTGTTTTCAAAGCTGCTCCTTATTTTTTCGTCTATGGAAGATTTCATCCACTCAGCTGAAAAGGACTTTTCATATACATCTATGGGGATATTGGATACGCTGTAGTTGTCCGAAAAGCGCTTCATCAGTGAGTTATATGCATTTTCGTAGGTGTTGGTCTTTTCTGCCTGAGAGATAAGGTACTCTGTGGTATAGAGCTTATCCGCCATAATGACGCCGAAAGTTCCCATAACAGTGAATACCGTTAATATGCACACAAGTATCCTGAGGACCGAAGTTATCTTACTCTTCATTGCTTTTTTCCTCCTTCGGCTCATTGTAGAACTCGCGCTTTTTCAGCTCACATATACAGCCGATACGCTTATCAGAAGCAGCAAGCAGATTGTCCTCGCAGGTATAAAGGGTAAGTATGTCCCTGTCCCCTTTTTTGAGGTACTTCTTATCGGTGGAACCAAACTCAATAAGCTCAGATACGGTATATGTGAAGCGTCCGTAATCAGTGTAGAGCTTTACCTCGTCCCCGACCTTGACTTTATTGAGAGCAGCAAAAAAAGTATTCACATGAGCGCTGATAACGGTATTTCCCTCTCCGCCTGCCACCACAGATGACGGAGTGTTGCAGCCTCCGCGGTCAAGGAGCTCTGCTCCGTTGCCCCAGTAAACAGGTGCGAATATATCAGCGGCTTCACATTCGATGACGGCATACTGAGTACCGTATTCGGGATAGACAACATCGCCCTTTTCATAGGTCTTTCCGCTGTATTCCGTATCGATATCGGTCTGAACGATGTTCAGTCCCGCAATGCCCTCGCTCTGTGGGACAACGCTGTTATTGTCCATAAAGGCAACTTTCAGGTAGGTCTCCGCCTTCTCATAAGGCTTTATGGAGAGAAGTAACAGTATTCCGCCGCATAAGACCGTTACAAGCAGCGGCATTAGCAGCTGCGGCAGAAGTGATCTTTTCTTCATCACTCGCACCTGCCTTTTTTTATCAGTACACCTATACCCAGAGCTGAAAGCAGTATGGCTCCCAGTGCAGCAAGTATGGGCACAGGATAAGTGATGCCTGTCTTTTCAACGGAATCTCCCAGAACAGTTACTCCCACAAGCTTATTGTCGTCGTCTCTTGCACTTATCATCACAGAGCCGTCCGATACATCTTCAATGGAGAAATTGATACCGAAAGGATCCCCAAAGCCCAGCATACCCGCAATGACCTCTACCTGCTCCGAGGTATCAAGCTTTTTAAGAAGCTGATTCTTCTCGTCATTGGTCATAACATCAAGGTATTCCTGCTTCTGCTCGCTGGGAACAGCTGTGATATACTCCTGCTTCTCCTCTATGGACATTTCCTCGAATACCTCGGGCTCAACAGGATCGGGAACAGTCTGCTGGGACTGGTCTCCGCCGCTTATGGCACTGTCTCTTTCGGCAGCCCATGTGCTTAGAGCGGCTATTGCCTGATCGCACTGCTCAGATGTCCATTCACGTCCGCTGCCCATTGCTATATACTGCTGTATCATATCCTCGGGCATTCCCACCTGATAAGCATAGGCTATAACATCACCCACTGTTGCTGCCGAGGACACTGTCGGCACACAGTTAACGGCAACTGTTAAAGCTGCGATAGCCGAAACTACTAAGTTTTTTATCTTCATTATCTCATCTCCCATTAAATCAAAGGCTTTAGTCTCTTCTGAAAAGGTCTCTGGTGTATACCTTTTCCGCTGCATCATCAAGAGCTGCATCATAGCGGTTAGCGATTATGCAGCCGCACTTTTTCTTGAACTTTTTCAGATCATTGACTACAAGACTGCCGAAGAAGGTGCTTCCGTTTTCAAGAGTCGGCTCGTATATGATAACAGTGGCGCCCTTTGCCTTGATGCGCTTCATAACGCCCTGTATGCTGCTCTGGCGGAAATTGTCACTGTTGCTCTTCATTGTAAGGCGATACACGCCCACAACAACATTTTTCTCCCTGCTGCTGTCGAACTCATTGTTCTTTCCGTAGCTGTAAT
Coding sequences:
- a CDS encoding DUF4097 family beta strand repeat-containing protein → MYENNNGVTQEVQAAPEKKSGGNWVWITFLLLGVVLLVIGIILYKNTNIKERAKLKDYSQSYSASEVKRFDLDISWADLTIGKSSDEKIHVEARNVPEGFTAEVKGDTFSAKTEDKKMNVYLLPSWLNDDDNNTVIDIKLPDKEYESFVLDLGAGEVTVSDIVCGKFRVEGGAGEITFESVECETGSFECGAGQVNINDMQCAETLYVDGGTGEIDITKSVLGGLKVEQGVGELNFSGTINGDVEVDGGVGEINLNLTNPASDFTGSGSKYKMDIDTGIGSNTVNYDVSH
- a CDS encoding DUF1700 domain-containing protein, translating into MNKLEFLTRLRNSLERGGMPADDINDALTYYEEVFMDAGFGKEEETAASMGIPEEVAGNILREAGITPPPAPVAAPQNMGGAAQPQQKKKVSGGTIALSIILAVLTFPIWLPVLIVAVVMLFVIIVVLLSLIVAFIAAGIGLIFGGFGMIFEAPAVALMSLGAGFIITGLVILLFKPVFGVAIPACGRGIKKLFTWVGGLFKKGGKENV
- a CDS encoding PadR family transcriptional regulator; translated protein: MGFSINAGLLDAMVLSIVQNNDTYGYEITQYLRKAVDISESTLYPVLRRLQKGELLETYDKEFMGRNRRYYRITPQGNDSLEEYREEWRSHKKKIDSILLNEGAESNEQT
- a CDS encoding PASTA domain-containing protein, encoding MNDKELGLEVFEKADDEEMKRIAADCPASDAEKERMFKLSQKIYSEKTNEISEAPAEVVSGVEQYKKPIWHKIVSAAAALALVAGLGTGGYLLARRSGGNSQFAGGDITLSDAESKVSNYPFGEIDRVRMTCSAIAPAVIELEPEKVSELASLLEEESWEETDEPNMADGEYYMLFFYNNGKSYELIIMPHNNIQFDTLVASDGKIYIGGSRIYDFLHTIKLEPDDFLYDMDDDSAEEVIKEVWTFGKKDITIDESSVNDEKKPIPDFTAMNIELAKEQLKELGFNSQVKKEKNSEIQPNYVIKTEPEAGTELRKGGTVTLYVSQGAEDEKITVDDFTGKDIDEAVNKAVFTGGNVSYFSVPSNEEEGTVVEQYPAAGTEITKDTDIILYVSEGSITEGEVAYRFIIPKDTVLGSGRYSIDFIYEDEDGKINAVTAGTHELTPDVPVFLYRIQGKGNGKKVTAVITDEKTDKKANLGHYIFDFDNGTYTIEDEDIEGAFEATGY
- a CDS encoding RNA polymerase sigma factor produces the protein MTNEELQNAARESKEKAQRIIFDEYFSYVYTIVFSRLRGCASREDIEECVGDVFSDIYIYYEENKAGSGDISGFVGTVARRKAISVFNRLTRHTVSTVSVDSDEAAAIEAPDNTVETVERKELRTTLLKCIERLGEPDSTIIMQKYFFMRSSKEIGELVSMTPENVRVRSGRALDKLRKQLETLGIKECNI
- a CDS encoding EAL domain-containing protein translates to MIEKGKGCLWINDLLRDLKSITSDSDRKSLIERYRSEHPGAAEAMIIDDANSLAEELLRLKAGGNDHKLASLSEVERAELQETEHIIDENLFDYYFQPIVNTKDGEIFSYEALMRPKSTMKLTPYHILKYAGLVNRLPDIERGTFLNVLGIIDMRKDDFLGRSVFINSIPEAKMNMDDFRHVMKMLLKHADTAVVEMTEQSEIDDESLEALKERYRNMGVKMAIDDYGSGYSNAGNLLRYMPNFVKIDRSLLTDIQNSPKKRHFVREIIHFCHDNDILALAEGVETAEELHTVILLGADLVQGYFTARPAPEIIGSIPEDIKQMIKRFHQEREDGIGQQVYIADISERIILGRLAESGMKCIVVGANGSGDISIEGSSELDSQIRIETRKGYSGRITLENAWLNSIRNKPCIDLGEDNDVTLVLNGENKLDMGGIRVPQSSKLTIAGEGRLEINVSGKAFYGIGNGAGLLHGELVFEQSGRITVNAQGENGVAIGSGNGGIIRINAGQYRLNIQGDINVGIGALYASSEMVIHDCDIGMEMTSARGTAIGSIGKSDDITIFKASVKIFISGVELVGIGTLDGEKTSLSIREASCFITVKGERCAAVASLEGETEVDIQQAAISLTAAGKQTLGAGGFTKDTTVHVSEAEVHIKIDTPMNISEYIERDGISFEGTLFEVIHNGEEYIVLK
- a CDS encoding class D sortase, which codes for MKKRSLLPQLLMPLLVTVLCGGILLLLSIKPYEKAETYLKVAFMDNNSVVPQSEGIAGLNIVQTDIDTEYSGKTYEKGDVVYPEYGTQYAVIECEAADIFAPVYWGNGAELLDRGGCNTPSSVVAGGEGNTVISAHVNTFFAALNKVKVGDEVKLYTDYGRFTYTVSELIEFGSTDKKYLKKGDRDILTLYTCEDNLLAASDKRIGCICELKKREFYNEPKEEKSNEE
- a CDS encoding magnesium transporter MgtE N-terminal domain-containing protein, translating into MKIKNLVVSAIAALTVAVNCVPTVSSAATVGDVIAYAYQVGMPEDMIQQYIAMGSGREWTSEQCDQAIAALSTWAAERDSAISGGDQSQQTVPDPVEPEVFEEMSIEEKQEYITAVPSEQKQEYLDVMTNDEKNQLLKKLDTSEQVEVIAGMLGFGDPFGINFSIEDVSDGSVMISARDDDNKLVGVTVLGDSVEKTGITYPVPILAALGAILLSALGIGVLIKKGRCE